From the genome of Verrucomicrobiia bacterium, one region includes:
- a CDS encoding NPCBM/NEW2 domain-containing protein: MVFLTSLLDVTAAETVWLDTLEITGITQGWGVAQANRGMREQPLSIGGRKFDRGVGTHAISTTRLELAGGTERFLAYVGVDDNARGPATISFKIVADNRTVWQSGVMKPGAAAREVNVDLRGVQTLLLLVGDGGDGISFDHADWAEARFMVTGTKPRIVGVPIEPAVILTPKPGPAPRLNGPSLYGCRPGHPFLYRIPAQGERPMTFSVDEMPDGLKLDTTTGIISGVTPPRGEYHLTLRAQNPHGRAARSFKIVCGDTLSLTPSMGWNHWYAHYDRITDAMVRQAADLLVSRGLADVGYQYVSVDDCWMNAEKPKDPLRGGPLRDERGNIVPNRYFPDMKGLTDYIHAKGLKAGIYTSPGPRTCGGFAGSYQHEAQDARQFADWGFDLLKYDWCSYGEIARGDTNLATFQKPYQLMGDLLRQQSRDILLNLCQYGMANVWEWGAAVGGQSWRTADDLGLELHNIFNVALKNVEHRAWSRPGSWNDPDYIQIGYIGNARGGGLPAPCPLTPTEQYSFMSLWCLMAAPLFYSGDLTQLDDFTLNVLGNPEVIAVNQDPLGQCARIVNLDEITFIMVKDLADGAKAVGLCNRSELEVEITATWADLGIEAEPHVRDLWRQQDLGRFPKAFSATVPRHGVMLIQAR; the protein is encoded by the coding sequence ATGGTTTTTCTGACCAGCCTTCTTGACGTGACGGCGGCGGAAACGGTCTGGCTCGACACGCTTGAAATCACGGGGATAACCCAGGGCTGGGGCGTGGCGCAGGCAAATCGCGGTATGCGCGAACAGCCGCTTTCCATTGGCGGACGTAAATTCGATCGCGGCGTTGGCACGCACGCAATCAGCACGACGCGCCTTGAATTGGCCGGCGGCACCGAACGCTTTCTCGCTTACGTTGGCGTGGACGACAACGCCCGCGGTCCCGCCACGATCAGCTTCAAAATCGTGGCGGATAACCGTACGGTGTGGCAATCCGGCGTAATGAAACCCGGCGCCGCCGCCCGGGAAGTGAATGTGGATCTGCGCGGCGTGCAAACGCTATTGCTGCTCGTTGGTGATGGTGGCGATGGGATTAGTTTTGATCACGCAGATTGGGCGGAAGCGCGGTTTATGGTTACCGGGACCAAACCGCGAATCGTGGGCGTGCCGATTGAGCCGGCCGTGATTCTGACGCCCAAACCGGGACCGGCCCCGCGCCTCAACGGCCCGAGCCTCTATGGTTGCCGCCCGGGCCATCCGTTTCTGTATCGCATTCCCGCCCAAGGCGAACGGCCCATGACTTTTTCGGTGGACGAGATGCCCGATGGATTGAAGCTGGACACCACCACGGGCATCATCAGTGGTGTCACCCCGCCGCGCGGCGAATATCACCTGACGTTGCGCGCGCAGAACCCGCATGGCCGCGCCGCGCGCTCGTTCAAGATTGTTTGTGGAGACACCCTTTCCCTGACGCCCTCGATGGGTTGGAATCATTGGTATGCGCATTACGACCGGATCACCGACGCGATGGTGCGCCAGGCGGCGGACCTCCTGGTGAGTCGCGGCCTTGCGGACGTTGGCTATCAGTACGTGAGCGTTGACGATTGTTGGATGAACGCAGAGAAACCCAAAGACCCGTTGCGCGGCGGTCCACTCCGCGACGAGCGCGGCAACATCGTTCCGAACCGCTACTTTCCCGATATGAAGGGACTGACGGATTACATCCACGCCAAGGGATTGAAGGCGGGGATTTACACGTCGCCCGGGCCGCGGACCTGCGGCGGATTTGCCGGCAGCTACCAGCACGAAGCCCAGGACGCGAGGCAGTTCGCGGATTGGGGATTCGATTTGCTGAAGTACGACTGGTGCTCCTATGGCGAGATCGCCCGGGGCGACACCAATCTCGCCACGTTCCAAAAACCCTATCAACTCATGGGCGATCTGTTGCGGCAACAATCGCGGGACATTCTGCTGAATCTTTGCCAATACGGCATGGCCAACGTCTGGGAATGGGGCGCAGCGGTTGGCGGTCAAAGCTGGCGCACGGCGGATGATCTGGGTTTGGAGCTACACAACATTTTCAATGTGGCGCTGAAGAATGTCGAACATCGGGCCTGGTCGCGGCCGGGCAGTTGGAATGATCCGGACTACATTCAGATCGGCTACATCGGCAATGCGCGGGGCGGCGGGCTGCCCGCTCCCTGTCCGCTCACACCAACCGAGCAATACTCTTTCATGTCGCTCTGGTGTCTGATGGCGGCGCCGCTGTTCTACAGCGGGGACTTGACCCAACTCGACGATTTCACCCTCAACGTGCTCGGCAATCCTGAAGTGATTGCCGTGAATCAAGATCCGTTGGGCCAGTGCGCGCGCATCGTTAATCTTGATGAAATCACTTTCATCATGGTGAAGGATCTGGCCGATGGCGCCAAAGCCGTCGGCTTATGCAACCGCAGCGAACTCGAGGTTGAGATCACCGCGACCTGGGCCGACCTGGGAATCGAGGCCGAGCCGCACGTTCGGGATTTGTGGCGGCAGCAAGACCTGGGGCGATTTCCCAAAGCGTTTTCCGCCACGGTGCCGCGTCACGGCGTGATGCTGATCCAGGCGCGCTAA